Below is a genomic region from Enterobacter hormaechei subsp. xiangfangensis.
ATATGCTCGGCGGAGTAGTTAATGCCGCCAACGAAGGCCACCGTTTCATCCACCACCACAATTTTGCGGTGCATACGGCGGAACAGGTTGGTGCGCATCCCGAACAGACGCGGGCCGGGATCGTAATAGCGGAATACCACCCCTGCGGCGGTGAGCTCGTTAACAAATTCGTCGCTGAGATCCGGCGAACCATATCCGTCGAGCAGGACCTCGATTTTTATACCGCGACGAGCGGCATGCAGCAGTGCGCTGTGCAACTGCCTGCCCACGTCGTCTTCAAACCAGATAAACGTTTCCAGAAAGACTTTCTGCTGTGCGTGGCTAATCGCCTCAAAAACCGCCGGATAATAGTTATCGCCATTTTCCAGCAGCGTAATACGGTTACCTTCCTGCCATGTGCATTTCATAAGTGGATCTCCGCGCTGAGTGGGGCATGGTCGGAGAGATGTCGCCAGTTGAGTAAAGCCAGCGCCGTCGGGCTGCTGGCGTGGGCATTTTTTACGTAGATACGGTCAAGGCGCAGCACGGGGAAGCGCACCGGAAACGTTCGCGCGGGACGACCGCGTGCGCGGGTAAAAATCTCCTCCAGCCCCGCATTCACCTTCAGCGGATGGTTGGCACGCTGTCGCCAGTCGTTGAAATCACCGGCCACCACCACGGGCTCGCCCTCCGGCAGCGCATTTGTCCAGTCTGCCAGCATCTGTAGCTGGGCCTGACGGTGGGCTTCACGCAGGCCAAGATGAACACAGCCTACATGAATGGGAAAATCGAGCTCTGGGGGGGTGATACGACAGTATAACAGCCCGCGTTTTTCACTCTCGCCAACGGAGACGTCCCGGTTCTCATAATGCTCGATAGGAAAACGCGACAGCACCGCGTTACCGTGATGCCCCTCCGGGTAGACCGCATTGCGCCCGTAGGCGTAATCGCTCCACATGGTATCCGCCAGAAACTCGTAGTGGGGCGTGTCGGGCCAGTTTTCGAAATGCATCGGGTGCACTTCATGCGCGCCCATGACCTCCTGGAGGCAGACAATATCGGCGCTGACGGTGCGCACCGCGTCGCGCAGCTCCGGTAAAATGAAGCGGCGGTTAAATGCTGTGAAGCCCTTATGAATGTTTATCGTCAGCACCTTAAGCGAGAAATGCTGCGTTTTTTTGCTCATAAACACCTTCCTGGGTGACTATCCCGATGAAAATAAAGTGTAGTAGGCGTCACAAAAAGATGCGGCGTTACGGAATTTTCCGTAAAGTGCGGTAGTCTGAATTAGCAGAGAAAAATCCTTCAGGAGAGAAGCCATGAAGTGGCAACAACGCGTTCGTGTCGCAACCGGTTTGAGTTGCTGGCAGATAATGTTGCATTTACTGGTCGTGGCCGTACTGGTGATGGGCTGGATGAGCGGCACGCTGGTGCGTGTTGGCTTAGGGTTATGCGTGGTTTACGGCGTGACCGTGCTGTCGATGCTGTTTTTACAGCGTCATCACGACGCGCGCTGGCGCGAAGTGGGAGATGTGCTCGAAGAGCTCACCACCACCTGGTATTTTGGTGCGGCAATGATCGTCCTGTGGCTGTTGTCACGCGTGCTGCAAAACAACCTGCTGCTGGCCCTGGCGGGTCTGGCTATCCTCGCAGGACCCGCGGTGGTGTCGTTGCTCACCAAAGAGAAAAAGCTACGCGATGTTTCGTCTAAACATCGCATAGGCCACTGAGCCCGTAGTGGCCGCGATGACCAGTAGCGGCCACAAACTTCCCCACACAATATCCAGACTCGCATCCTTCAGATAGATTTGCTTGGTGATATCCGTGAAGTGACGAATCGGGTTTATCCACGTCAAATCCTGTAACCACACCGGCATGTTCTCCACTGGCGAAACGTACCCAGAAAGCAAAATCGCCGGCATCATAAAGACAAACACCCCAATAAACGCCTGCTGCTGCGTTGAGCATAGCGCGGAAATCAGCAGCCCAAACCCCACCAGCGACAGGCCGTAAATCACCATCGTGAAGTAAAACAGCGCCAGCGATCCGGCAAACGGGATCTGGTACGCCCATATTCCCACCCCCAGCACGATGGTGGCCTGGAACGTCGCGACAATCAGTGCCGGCACCGCCTTGCCGACAAATATCTGCCAGGTGGCGAGCGGCGAGACCAGCAGCTGATCCAGCGTGCCCTGTTCGCGCTCGCGGGCGACGGAGAGAGAGGTCACAATCATCACTCCGATGGTAGTGATCATGGCGATCAGCGACGGCACCACAAACCACTTGTAGTCCAGATTCGGGTTATACCAGTTGCGCACCACCAGTTCGCTGTTGTTGGGTTTGGGTTTGCCCGCCATCAGCTCCTGCTGGTAGTCCTTCACTACCTGCTGCAAATAGTTCGCCGCAATCTGGGCGCTGTTGGAGTTACGCCCGTCGAGGATCAGCTGCATCGGCGCGGTCTGGAAGGTATCCAGATTGCGGGAGAAATCCGCCGGGAAGCGCACCAGCAATAATGCTTTCTGCGTGTCGATGGTGGGCTGGATCGCCTGCGGGCTTTGCAGCAGCAGGACATGGGTAAAGGCTTTGGCGCGGGCGAAACGCTGCGTCAGCTCGACGGAATGCTTGCCATTGTCTTCGTTGTAAATGGCGATGGTGGCGTTGGTGACCTCCAGCGTGGCGGCAAACGGAAACAGTACAACCTGAAGCAGCACCGGCAGCACCAGAATGGCGCGGGTCTGCGGCTCGCGCAGTAGGGATTGCAGCTCTTTGCGTATTAACGTCCATAAACGGTGAAACATGCGCGCTCCTTAATCTAACCGCCGTTTGGTTTTCATCCACGTCAACCCGATAAACATCACCGCCGACGCCATTAAAAACAGCGTGTTGATAATCAGCACTACCGGAATATTCCCCGCCAGGAACAGGCTTTGCAGCGTGCTCACGAAGTAGCGCGCCGGAATCACGTAGGTCACGGCGCGGATGACGGCAGGCATGCTGTCTATCTGGAAGATAAACCCTGAGAGCATTATTGACGGCAGGAAAGCGGCGTTCAGCGCCACCTGCGCGGCGTTAAACTGGTTGCGGGTGATGGTGGAGATGAGCAGCCCCATCCCCAGCGTGCTGAGTAAAAACAGGCTTGTGATAAAGAACAGCACCACCAGCGAGCCGCGGTACGGCACGCCGAGGATAAAGACGGACACCAGCATGCAGAGCAGCATCGCCAGCATGCCGAGGAAGTAGTAGGGAATAAGCTTGCACAGCAGCAGCTCGACGCGCGTCACTTCGGTCGAGAGCAGCGCCTCCATGGTGCCGCGCTCCCATTCGCGGGCGATGACCAGCGAGGTCAGAATCGCGCCGATCACCGTCATAATAATCGTTACCGCGCCCGGAATAATAAAGTGCTGGCTGATGGCGGCGGGGTTAAACCAGTAGCGCGTCTGCACGTCAATCAGAGGTTCAAACTCCTCCCCCCGGTCCTCGGCGCGCTGCATCTGCCACAGCTGCCAGATCCCCTCCGCGTAGCCCTGCACAAAGTTCGCGGTGTTTGGCTCGCTGCCGTCGGTGATGACCTGGATCGGCGCATCGGTATTCGCCCGCGCCATGTTGGCGGCAAAATCCACCGGAATGACGATCAGACCGCGAATCTTCCCGGCCTGCATTTTCTGGATCAGTTCCTGCCGATTGTCGCTGATGGTGGCATCGATGTAGGGCGAGCCGGTCATGGCGTGGGTGAAGTCCAGCGCCTCTTCGCTCTGCTGCTCCAGCAAAATCCCGACCCGCAGCTTGCTGGAATCGAGGTTAATCCCGTAGCCGAAAATAAACAGCAGCAGCAGGGGGATCACCACCGCAATCAGCCAGCTGCTGGGGTCGCGCACAATCTGCCGCGTCTCTTTGACGCACAGGGCGCGCACCCGGCGCCAGGAGAGGGCGTTACTGCGCATGAGTATTCTCCTTATCCCAGTCGTGAATGAGGGTGATAAACGCCTGCTCCATGGTCGGGTCTGGCTGCGCGTCGTCGGCGGCCTGCGCTTTCAGGTCATCCGGCGTGCCGTGGGCAATCAGCTTGCCGCGATAGACCAGCCCGATACGGTCGCAATACTCCGCCTCGTCCATAAAGTGGG
It encodes:
- a CDS encoding endonuclease/exonuclease/phosphatase family protein; protein product: MSKKTQHFSLKVLTINIHKGFTAFNRRFILPELRDAVRTVSADIVCLQEVMGAHEVHPMHFENWPDTPHYEFLADTMWSDYAYGRNAVYPEGHHGNAVLSRFPIEHYENRDVSVGESEKRGLLYCRITPPELDFPIHVGCVHLGLREAHRQAQLQMLADWTNALPEGEPVVVAGDFNDWRQRANHPLKVNAGLEEIFTRARGRPARTFPVRFPVLRLDRIYVKNAHASSPTALALLNWRHLSDHAPLSAEIHL
- a CDS encoding YbhQ family protein → MKWQQRVRVATGLSCWQIMLHLLVVAVLVMGWMSGTLVRVGLGLCVVYGVTVLSMLFLQRHHDARWREVGDVLEELTTTWYFGAAMIVLWLLSRVLQNNLLLALAGLAILAGPAVVSLLTKEKKLRDVSSKHRIGH
- a CDS encoding ABC transporter permease, giving the protein MFHRLWTLIRKELQSLLREPQTRAILVLPVLLQVVLFPFAATLEVTNATIAIYNEDNGKHSVELTQRFARAKAFTHVLLLQSPQAIQPTIDTQKALLLVRFPADFSRNLDTFQTAPMQLILDGRNSNSAQIAANYLQQVVKDYQQELMAGKPKPNNSELVVRNWYNPNLDYKWFVVPSLIAMITTIGVMIVTSLSVAREREQGTLDQLLVSPLATWQIFVGKAVPALIVATFQATIVLGVGIWAYQIPFAGSLALFYFTMVIYGLSLVGFGLLISALCSTQQQAFIGVFVFMMPAILLSGYVSPVENMPVWLQDLTWINPIRHFTDITKQIYLKDASLDIVWGSLWPLLVIAATTGSVAYAMFRRNIA
- a CDS encoding ABC transporter permease produces the protein MRSNALSWRRVRALCVKETRQIVRDPSSWLIAVVIPLLLLFIFGYGINLDSSKLRVGILLEQQSEEALDFTHAMTGSPYIDATISDNRQELIQKMQAGKIRGLIVIPVDFAANMARANTDAPIQVITDGSEPNTANFVQGYAEGIWQLWQMQRAEDRGEEFEPLIDVQTRYWFNPAAISQHFIIPGAVTIIMTVIGAILTSLVIAREWERGTMEALLSTEVTRVELLLCKLIPYYFLGMLAMLLCMLVSVFILGVPYRGSLVVLFFITSLFLLSTLGMGLLISTITRNQFNAAQVALNAAFLPSIMLSGFIFQIDSMPAVIRAVTYVIPARYFVSTLQSLFLAGNIPVVLIINTLFLMASAVMFIGLTWMKTKRRLD